A stretch of the Coprobacillus cateniformis genome encodes the following:
- a CDS encoding PTS sugar transporter subunit IIC, with product MSLGDRLTEKLLIVATKITSQRHMSAIKNAFTALLPIIITGAFCTLFSNVVCSTTTTGISLAKLPGMAWLEGLTGMFTAANYATLNFLTIGTVVLIAIELGKQLKHKEIIVPIIALASYISLCDTFTNITVEGMDDLINVANVIPKEFTNAQGLFLGMIVAMVSIEIYCRLADSGKLSIKMPDTVPTNVSQSFNVLFPGVVTILLISGFGLLFQTVFGISVYNAISACIQTPLRGVLTGLPGYLLIFGLSCVFWVIGIHGTQVLKPVYQATMLEAVVSNTDAVQNGQAPQFILNETFISCFTTMGGAGITIGLVIALLFASKRDDYKAIAKLSLAPGLFNINETMTFGLPIVLNPMFMIPFILTPILTASFAYVMTTIGFCGTMVYAVPWTTPPLLIAWLGSGGSIGAVITQAICIVISIVVYLPFVFATNKQAKSEAEKQVQIQE from the coding sequence ATGAGTTTAGGTGATAGACTTACTGAAAAATTATTGATTGTTGCTACAAAGATTACGAGTCAAAGACATATGTCAGCAATTAAGAATGCTTTCACTGCATTACTTCCAATTATTATTACTGGGGCATTCTGTACACTATTTTCCAATGTTGTATGTTCAACGACAACAACAGGTATTTCTTTAGCGAAGCTGCCAGGAATGGCTTGGTTAGAAGGCTTGACAGGAATGTTTACAGCAGCCAATTATGCCACTTTGAATTTTTTAACAATTGGGACTGTAGTTCTGATTGCAATTGAATTGGGTAAACAATTAAAACATAAAGAAATTATTGTTCCTATTATTGCATTAGCATCATATATCAGTTTATGTGATACATTTACAAATATCACTGTTGAAGGTATGGATGATTTAATCAATGTTGCTAATGTTATCCCAAAAGAATTTACTAATGCTCAAGGATTGTTTCTTGGAATGATTGTTGCAATGGTTTCTATAGAGATCTATTGTCGTTTAGCTGATTCAGGTAAGTTGAGTATTAAAATGCCTGACACAGTTCCAACAAATGTATCACAATCATTTAATGTTTTATTTCCAGGTGTTGTGACAATCTTACTGATTTCTGGTTTTGGCTTATTATTCCAAACTGTATTTGGGATCTCTGTATATAATGCGATTAGTGCTTGTATTCAAACACCATTACGTGGTGTTCTCACTGGGCTGCCAGGATATTTATTAATATTTGGTTTATCATGTGTATTCTGGGTTATTGGTATTCATGGAACACAAGTTTTAAAACCAGTATATCAAGCGACTATGTTAGAAGCTGTGGTTTCTAATACTGATGCGGTTCAAAACGGACAAGCACCACAATTTATTTTAAATGAGACATTTATTTCTTGTTTTACAACAATGGGTGGGGCTGGTATTACAATTGGTTTGGTTATTGCCTTATTATTTGCATCAAAGCGTGATGATTATAAAGCTATTGCAAAGTTATCTTTAGCACCAGGTTTATTTAATATTAATGAAACAATGACATTTGGTTTACCAATTGTATTGAACCCAATGTTTATGATTCCATTTATTTTAACACCAATTCTCACAGCATCATTTGCTTATGTTATGACAACAATTGGTTTTTGTGGAACAATGGTTTATGCAGTACCATGGACAACACCACCATTGCTGATTGCTTGGCTTGGATCAGGAGGAAGTATTGGTGCTGTCATTACACAAGCTATTTGTATTGTTATTTCTATAGTTGTTTATTTACCATTTGTATTTGCAACCAATAAACAGGCAAAAAGTGAAGCAGAAAAACAAGTTCAAATTCAGGAATAG